From the Candidatus Bipolaricaulota bacterium genome, the window CGCCGGGTTCACCTCCTTCCCGTGGCAGCCTGACTGGGAGGCGTTCCGCGAGATCGCTGACTCCGTGGGGGCGATCCTGTTCGCCGACATCGCTCACACCGCGGGGATGGTGATCGCCGGGGCCTACCCGAACCCGATCGGATACGCCGACGTGGTCGCGTTCACCACCCACAAGACCCTGTGCGGCCCGCGCGGGGCGGTGATCCTGTCCACCGATCCCAAGATCGCCGCCCGGATCGACTCCGCGATCTTCCCCGGGGAGCAGGGCGGCCCGCACGTGAACAAGTTTGCTGCCATCGCTGCCGCGCTTCGGATCGCGCAGACCGACGCGTTCAAGGCACTCCAGCATCGGATCGTGGAGAACGCCGGGTACCTGGCGGATGCCCTCAGGAATGAGGGACTGACCCTCGCCTACGGCGGGACGAACACCCACCTCCTCCTCGTCGACCTGCGGGAGATCGAATCCGACACCGGGTACACGATGCTCGGGGAGATCGCTGCGCGGATCCTCGATCTCGCCGGGATCGTGTGCAACAAGAACACCATCCCCGGCGACCACTCAGCGGCGGACGCGCACGGGATCAGGCTCGGTACCCCATGGGTCACGCAGCGGGGGATGGGGAAAGAGGAGATGGGGGAACTGGCGCGGATCATCGCCACGGTGCTGCGCGCGATCAAGCCGTTCGAATACCCCGGCCTCACCGGCCCACTCTCCCGGGGGAAGATCCCGGGGAAGGTGCTGCGGGAGGCGCGGCGCTCCGTGCGGGAGCTCCTCCATCGGGTCGATCCGCAGGTCGGAGTCCCCGCGCCCAAGGCGGAGCCGCGGGGACTGCGGGTGCGTGGGGGCCGGGCCGCCCAGTTGCTCGATCAGGCGGGCACGGCCGACGTCATGGGACTTCCGGTGGGCGAGGCCCGGGTGACCCTCCTGTTCGACGCGGACGGGAACCTCATCTCCCCGGTCCGGATCGGGAGGGTAGGAGAGCAGGAGTTCCTCATCATTGTCCCCCCAGCCAAGGCGGAAGCGGTTGCCGACTGGCTCTCCGGCCTGGCCGACGGGTACGTGCTGTTCGACCGAAGGGACATCTACCGCAAGGTCGAGGGCCCGGCGGTGGTGGAGGGGATGGAGGATCTCCCGAAGGAGGCGCGCGCATGGGCGGACTCTCCCCTGCCGGCCATCGCGGAAGAGAAGATCGTGGAGGCCTATAAGGCTCATCCCGACCTGTTCGCCGTTTCTAAACCGTACTTCATCGGCCAGGAGCTCCTTGCCTCCCCTGCTCCGGCAGGAGAGGACTTCGCCTGGGAGGAGCAGGAACAGGCCCTCAGGCGCACCCCGCTCTATCCCGAGCACAAGCAGCTGGGGGCGAAGCTCGTCCCGTTCGCCGGCTGGGAGATGCCGGTATGGTACACCTCCGCCCTCGCCGAGCACCGTGCGGTCCGTGCCGCCGCCGGGCTGTTCGATCTCGGGCACATGGGGGTATTCGGGGTCACCGGGAGGAATGCCACCGCCTTCCTGAACGCCGTCACCAGCAACTACGCCGACTGGCTGAAGCCGGGCGAGTCGCAGTACTCCTACCTGTTCGGGCCGGATGGGGAGGTGATCGACGACATCATGGTCTACCGCCGCGGGCGGGACGATTACCTGGTGGTGGTGAACGCGGCGAACGAGGAGAAGGACTGGGCCTGGCTCACCGGGGTGAACGCCGGGAACTACCTGATCGACCGGAGGTTCCCGGCCCGCCGCGTCCCCCCGGCCGAGCTGCACGACCTGAAGCGGGAACAGGGGATGATGGACATCGCCCTGCAAGGGCCGAACAGCACCGAGATCCTGTTCCGGGTCCTCGACCGGAAGGCACAGCTCGCGGTCTCTGCCCTCAAGCGGACCGAGTTCTGCGAGGTCGAAGCCGACGGACATCACCTGATCGTCGCCCGCACCGGCTACACCGGAGAGGATGTCGGCTACGAGATCTACCTCGGCGGGGACGGCCCGAGATGGCTGTGGAACGCGCTCCTGGCGGCGGGGGAGGACCTCGGTATTGTCCCATGCGGGCTCGCCGCCCGCGACTCCACCCGGACCGAGGCCGGCCTCCCGTTGTACGGGCACGAGCTGGCCGGTCATTACGGGATAAACCCGTTCGAGGCCGGATTCGGATCGTACGTGAAGCTGCACAAGCCGTTCTTCATCGGGCGGGACAGTTGCGTGGAGCAGTACGAGAACCAGACCCGGGAGCTCGTGCGGTTCGAGGTGCAAGCGGCGCGGCCGGTACGGGGGGAGGCGGCCGTGCTCGACCGGAACGGAGCCTACCTCGGTCGGGTGACGAGCTGCGTCCCGCTCGGGGAGCGGCAGGTCGGGCTCGCCATCCTCGAGCGGCGCGGCCTCGCTCCGGGGACCGAGATCGGACTCGTCAACCCGCCGCGGGCGGAATCGCCGAAGCCGGTCTCCGCGCTTGAGCCCGGGGACAGGCTCCCGGTACCGATCCCAGGGACGATCATCGATCGATTCCCGGACTGGGCGGCGAAGGGGAGGCCCGGGACCGGGGAGTAGACGCAGGAGGGGCGATGGTCAAGAGGACCCCGATGATGGAGCAGTACCTCCGCCTCAAGGCCGCGCACCCCG encodes:
- the gcvT gene encoding glycine cleavage system aminomethyltransferase GcvT, which codes for MNENLGFAELEKIDPQLSSLINAEERRQREKIILIPSESLTPPAVREALGSVFTSVYAEGYPRGAMRMLPPELLADLDYQLAEYRRYADWRFYKGTEFADLVESLAGRRAAECFATADYPSDRIYANVQPLSGAAANLAVYEAFVAPGDTVMGMALTEGGHLTHGSEFNITGKRYRIVSYSSDPKTGRLDYEKIKALAAAHRPKMIIAGFTSFPWQPDWEAFREIADSVGAILFADIAHTAGMVIAGAYPNPIGYADVVAFTTHKTLCGPRGAVILSTDPKIAARIDSAIFPGEQGGPHVNKFAAIAAALRIAQTDAFKALQHRIVENAGYLADALRNEGLTLAYGGTNTHLLLVDLREIESDTGYTMLGEIAARILDLAGIVCNKNTIPGDHSAADAHGIRLGTPWVTQRGMGKEEMGELARIIATVLRAIKPFEYPGLTGPLSRGKIPGKVLREARRSVRELLHRVDPQVGVPAPKAEPRGLRVRGGRAAQLLDQAGTADVMGLPVGEARVTLLFDADGNLISPVRIGRVGEQEFLIIVPPAKAEAVADWLSGLADGYVLFDRRDIYRKVEGPAVVEGMEDLPKEARAWADSPLPAIAEEKIVEAYKAHPDLFAVSKPYFIGQELLASPAPAGEDFAWEEQEQALRRTPLYPEHKQLGAKLVPFAGWEMPVWYTSALAEHRAVRAAAGLFDLGHMGVFGVTGRNATAFLNAVTSNYADWLKPGESQYSYLFGPDGEVIDDIMVYRRGRDDYLVVVNAANEEKDWAWLTGVNAGNYLIDRRFPARRVPPAELHDLKREQGMMDIALQGPNSTEILFRVLDRKAQLAVSALKRTEFCEVEADGHHLIVARTGYTGEDVGYEIYLGGDGPRWLWNALLAAGEDLGIVPCGLAARDSTRTEAGLPLYGHELAGHYGINPFEAGFGSYVKLHKPFFIGRDSCVEQYENQTRELVRFEVQAARPVRGEAAVLDRNGAYLGRVTSCVPLGERQVGLAILERRGLAPGTEIGLVNPPRAESPKPVSALEPGDRLPVPIPGTIIDRFPDWAAKGRPGTGE